In one window of Methanoculleus chikugoensis DNA:
- the pyk gene encoding pyruvate kinase: MMLEEVLHRISEQAKRKRMSLPDHKTKIVCTIGPASRSREVLSRMLLAGMNVARLNLSHGSFDEHRENIRNIRTAAEDTGRPVTILLDLPGPKIRIGDLAHEPLELHKGETVTLTTAPASSDPSRIPVDFEQFPQLVSEGSTIFLNDGFLQLRVDEVAENEVRATVVIGGPLLSRKGMSLVGGGGIVALSAVTDRDLECIEFGLAEGLDTFSISFIERAEDILKAREYAARSGKSIRVIAKIERQEALANLDGILRETDGVMIARGDLGVQTPIEDVPTVQKQIIQKANILGRPVITATQMLMSMTDNIRPTRAEVTDVANAILDGTDAVMLSEETSIGKYPVETVAMMAKIARSTEEKRPGIGAGCSPLAYFRQGKGREKITVNDVVSLNVIEAIDALGIRLVLTPTRSGSTPRNISRFKPEAWILAFTRNPSTLKFLAFSYGVCPFLIRSEKEYWHGAILDSIRDSGLIRPGERVILTEGVSPGREGTDSLIILTVD; the protein is encoded by the coding sequence ATGATGCTCGAAGAGGTGCTGCACCGGATATCCGAGCAGGCGAAACGGAAGCGGATGAGCCTGCCCGACCATAAAACAAAGATTGTCTGTACCATCGGGCCCGCATCGCGATCCCGGGAAGTGCTCTCCCGGATGCTCCTCGCCGGCATGAATGTCGCACGGCTCAACCTCTCCCACGGATCGTTCGACGAGCACCGGGAGAACATCCGGAACATCCGGACCGCCGCGGAGGATACGGGCCGCCCGGTCACGATCCTGCTCGACCTGCCGGGGCCGAAGATCCGGATCGGCGATCTCGCACACGAGCCCCTGGAACTCCACAAAGGCGAGACCGTCACTCTCACGACCGCCCCGGCGTCGAGCGATCCATCCCGGATCCCCGTCGACTTCGAGCAGTTCCCGCAGCTGGTCTCGGAGGGGAGCACCATCTTCCTCAACGACGGGTTCCTCCAGCTCCGGGTCGATGAGGTTGCCGAGAACGAGGTCCGGGCGACGGTGGTCATCGGCGGCCCCCTCCTCTCGCGCAAGGGGATGAGCCTCGTCGGCGGCGGGGGGATCGTCGCCCTCAGCGCCGTGACCGACCGGGACCTCGAGTGCATCGAGTTCGGGCTCGCCGAAGGGCTCGACACCTTCAGCATCTCCTTCATCGAGCGGGCGGAGGATATCCTGAAGGCACGGGAGTATGCCGCCCGGTCCGGAAAGTCCATCCGGGTGATAGCCAAGATCGAGCGGCAGGAGGCGCTCGCAAACCTCGACGGGATCCTCCGGGAGACCGACGGGGTCATGATCGCCCGGGGCGACCTCGGGGTCCAGACGCCGATCGAGGACGTCCCCACGGTGCAGAAGCAGATCATCCAGAAGGCTAACATCCTCGGCCGCCCGGTGATCACCGCCACCCAGATGCTGATGTCGATGACCGACAACATCCGGCCCACCCGGGCGGAGGTGACTGACGTCGCAAACGCCATCCTCGACGGGACGGATGCGGTCATGCTCTCCGAGGAGACGTCCATCGGGAAGTATCCGGTCGAGACGGTCGCGATGATGGCAAAGATTGCCCGGTCGACCGAGGAGAAGCGACCCGGCATCGGGGCGGGGTGCAGCCCGCTTGCCTACTTCCGGCAGGGGAAGGGCAGGGAGAAGATCACCGTCAACGATGTCGTCTCGCTGAACGTCATCGAGGCGATAGATGCGCTCGGCATCCGGCTCGTGCTGACGCCCACCCGTTCCGGGAGCACCCCCCGGAACATCTCCCGGTTCAAGCCCGAGGCCTGGATCCTCGCATTCACCCGGAACCCGAGCACCTTGAAGTTCCTGGCGTTCTCCTACGGGGTCTGCCCGTTCTTGATCCGGAGCGAGAAGGAGTACTGGCATGGGGCGATCCTCGACTCGATCCGGGACTCTGGATTGATCAGGCCCGGCGAGCGCGTGATCCTCACCGAAGGGGTCTCCCCCGGACGCGAAGGGACCGACTCGCTCATCATCCTCACGGTGGACTGA
- a CDS encoding energy-coupling factor ABC transporter ATP-binding protein translates to MTEPLLEAENVAYAYPNGPAALAGVSVRIEAGSKTAIVGPNGAGKSTLLLMLNGMLRPASGVIRFDGRPLAYDNRSLRELRRRVGFVFQNPDVQIVAPTVEADVAFGPVNLGLSPDAVRRAVRDALGYVGLRGYEKRPPHHLSGGEKKRVAIAGILAMEPAVLVFDEPTNTLDPASSEEVMELLDELASSGRTVLVSTHDVELAYRWADSVVLMERGSVLARGPPEAVFSDHALLASARLKPPALLDLYNELGLRGVIDRDAPPKSVLEFTDRIERAMHGHTPARDGGGRIYLCNADLTGGNEVRRLIEQGTVDHVGAMGTRAKEFANRERILLDYTYGVIDKCILKALIGENSLIITTGGMVEHVHRRIGEYSAESGRALAVIPVREPEDTSPAKGERIPT, encoded by the coding sequence ATGACGGAACCGCTACTTGAAGCCGAGAACGTCGCCTACGCCTACCCGAACGGCCCCGCCGCCCTTGCCGGGGTGAGCGTCCGGATCGAGGCCGGTTCGAAGACCGCCATCGTCGGGCCGAACGGCGCCGGGAAATCGACGCTTCTCCTGATGCTCAACGGCATGCTCCGGCCGGCCTCGGGCGTGATCCGGTTCGACGGACGACCGCTCGCCTACGACAACCGGAGCCTCCGCGAACTCCGGCGGCGGGTCGGGTTCGTCTTCCAGAACCCCGACGTCCAGATAGTCGCCCCGACCGTCGAAGCGGACGTGGCCTTCGGGCCGGTGAATCTCGGCCTCTCCCCCGACGCCGTCCGGCGGGCGGTGCGGGACGCGCTCGGCTACGTCGGGCTCCGGGGCTACGAGAAGCGGCCGCCCCATCACCTCTCCGGCGGCGAGAAGAAACGGGTCGCCATCGCAGGCATCCTCGCGATGGAACCGGCGGTCCTCGTCTTCGACGAACCGACGAACACCCTCGACCCCGCAAGTTCCGAGGAGGTGATGGAACTCCTCGACGAACTCGCCTCTTCCGGCCGGACGGTGCTCGTATCCACCCACGACGTCGAACTCGCCTACCGCTGGGCCGACTCGGTCGTGCTCATGGAACGGGGGAGCGTCCTCGCCCGGGGGCCGCCGGAAGCGGTCTTCTCCGACCACGCCCTCCTCGCGTCCGCCAGGCTGAAACCTCCCGCCCTCCTCGACCTCTACAACGAACTTGGTCTCCGGGGCGTCATCGACCGGGACGCTCCTCCAAAGAGCGTGCTCGAGTTCACCGACCGGATCGAGCGGGCGATGCACGGCCACACACCGGCACGGGACGGGGGCGGGAGGATCTACCTCTGCAACGCCGACCTGACCGGGGGCAACGAGGTGCGGCGGCTCATCGAGCAAGGGACGGTCGACCACGTCGGGGCGATGGGCACCCGCGCGAAGGAGTTCGCCAACCGGGAACGGATCCTCCTCGACTACACCTACGGCGTCATCGACAAATGCATTCTTAAAGCCCTCATCGGGGAGAACTCGCTTATCATCACCACCGGGGGCATGGTCGAGCACGTCCATCGCCGTATCGGGGAGTACAGCGCCGAGAGCGGACGGGCGCTCGCGGTGATCCCGGTCCGGGAGCCGGAGGATACCTCCCCCGCGAAAGGCGAGCGCATCCCCACCTGA
- the cbiQ gene encoding cobalt ECF transporter T component CbiQ, protein MYEVLEDFAQTNNLRETSPGLKLFIGLASILLSVSSPGPVAPLLVAASMSAAVLVLAKIPARFYAKLLLVPVSFAAMSIVVILFITGGGAVLLEVPGLPLAVTADGANLALLLLTRVFGGMCSLYFIALTTPMTEIFDLLRKLRVPAVLIDLAMLTYRFIFILIEEAGQIYRSQVMRLGYRRFRESVHSFGMLAGALFIRTWESGESLVLAMDARCYDGRLGIPGETRPVSVHALAGGLLYLSAVLGVSLSTGGVVLV, encoded by the coding sequence ATGTACGAGGTGCTTGAAGACTTTGCCCAGACCAACAACCTCCGGGAGACGAGCCCGGGGCTCAAACTCTTCATCGGGCTTGCAAGCATCCTGCTCTCGGTCTCGTCGCCGGGTCCCGTCGCCCCCCTGCTCGTCGCGGCCTCGATGAGCGCCGCCGTCCTCGTCCTTGCAAAGATCCCGGCACGGTTCTACGCAAAACTCCTCCTCGTCCCGGTCTCATTTGCAGCGATGAGCATCGTCGTGATCCTCTTCATCACCGGCGGCGGGGCGGTGCTCCTCGAGGTCCCCGGCCTCCCCCTCGCAGTCACGGCGGACGGCGCGAACCTCGCCCTTCTCCTCCTCACGCGGGTCTTCGGGGGCATGTGCTCGCTCTACTTCATCGCGCTCACGACGCCGATGACCGAGATCTTCGACCTCCTCCGGAAACTCAGGGTTCCCGCCGTCCTCATCGATCTCGCCATGCTCACCTACCGGTTCATCTTCATCCTCATCGAGGAAGCAGGCCAGATCTACCGCTCGCAGGTGATGCGGCTCGGCTACAGGAGGTTCCGGGAGTCGGTGCATTCCTTCGGGATGCTCGCCGGAGCGCTCTTCATCAGAACCTGGGAGAGCGGCGAATCTCTGGTTCTTGCGATGGACGCACGCTGCTACGACGGCAGGCTCGGCATCCCCGGCGAAACACGGCCGGTCTCGGTTCACGCACTCGCGGGCGGCCTCCTCTACCTCTCGGCAGTCCTCGGTGTCTCGCTCTCCACCGGGGGGGTGGTGCTCGTATGA
- a CDS encoding energy-coupling factor ABC transporter substrate-binding protein: MKYAMEIAVAALIIVFAAVFLVQNAAIQASGQEAWGGADGEAAGLIEATGYEPWIEPFWEPPSGEIESLLFALQAAIGAVIIGYIFGYWQAGRKAA, translated from the coding sequence ATGAAGTATGCCATGGAGATCGCGGTCGCCGCGCTCATCATCGTCTTCGCCGCCGTCTTCCTCGTCCAGAACGCCGCGATACAGGCCTCCGGGCAGGAAGCCTGGGGCGGGGCCGACGGCGAGGCCGCCGGGCTCATCGAAGCAACCGGCTACGAGCCCTGGATCGAGCCCTTCTGGGAGCCCCCGAGCGGTGAGATCGAGTCGCTCCTCTTTGCCCTGCAGGCCGCCATCGGCGCCGTGATCATCGGTTACATCTTCGGCTACTGGCAGGCCGGCAGGAAGGCCGCCTGA
- a CDS encoding energy-coupling factor ABC transporter permease: MHIMEGFLPSPWWEIWILISLPFIVIGLYQLNKLVQEKRDALPLLAVAGAFVFVLSSLKLPSFNGSCSHPTGTGLGGILFGPCIAAVLGLIVLVFQAVFLAHGGITTLGANVFSMGIAGPAVAYLIYKAGTRAGANTYATVFIAAALADLVTYVVTSVQLALAFPGTTGFFGAFSAFAAIFAVTQVPLAIIEGAIIMLVFKYIVQLKPEILTRLNLLSESGVNKLREAAA, encoded by the coding sequence ATGCACATCATGGAAGGATTCTTGCCGAGCCCCTGGTGGGAGATCTGGATTCTTATCTCCCTGCCCTTCATCGTCATCGGACTGTACCAGCTGAACAAACTTGTGCAGGAGAAGCGGGACGCCCTGCCGCTCCTCGCGGTCGCAGGCGCCTTCGTCTTCGTCCTCTCCTCGCTCAAACTTCCCTCGTTCAACGGGAGCTGCTCCCATCCCACGGGGACGGGGCTCGGGGGCATCCTCTTCGGCCCCTGCATCGCCGCCGTCCTCGGGCTGATTGTCCTGGTCTTCCAGGCGGTCTTCCTCGCGCACGGCGGGATCACCACCCTCGGGGCAAACGTCTTCTCGATGGGGATCGCAGGACCCGCCGTCGCCTACCTCATCTATAAGGCCGGAACCCGGGCGGGCGCAAACACCTACGCGACGGTCTTTATCGCCGCAGCCCTCGCGGATCTGGTCACCTACGTCGTCACCTCGGTCCAGCTCGCGCTCGCCTTCCCCGGGACCACCGGGTTCTTCGGGGCGTTCTCGGCATTCGCCGCGATCTTCGCCGTCACCCAGGTGCCGCTCGCCATCATCGAGGGCGCGATCATCATGCTCGTCTTCAAGTACATCGTCCAGCTCAAACCCGAGATCCTCACGCGCTTAAACCTGCTCTCCGAGAGCGGCGTCAACAAACTCCGGGAGGCCGCAGCATGA
- a CDS encoding cobyrinate a,c-diamide synthase, whose product MRHIPVIVVAGTHSGCGKTTLASGLMAALAARGLAVQPFKVGPDFIDPTHHSAICGRTSRNLDPFMMGEAGVRETFVRASAGADIAVVEGAMGLFDGLEGTDTASTAHVAKILDAPVLLVVDAGGASRSVHAMIRGYAGFDSAVRVAGAIFNRIGSPRHLAMIEETKSLPIYGGIPRRTDLVVESRHLGLAMAAETGMMARFGAVVEETCDLPGLIDLARSAPPLPAPAEAPARPESGVRIGVANDAAFCFYYVDNIDRLVRAGAELIFFSPMTDRLPDVDALYLGGGYPELHAEALSSSRCREDLRRAADDGMPVYAECGGLIYLTERLATDEGDYPMAGVLPAAAEMTGRIQALGYVEARVVGTAPILAPGSAFRGHEYHYSRLDCARDARFALELLRGRGIDGGRDGLTAQNAVGQYTHAYFPEGFAERLVEAAGAYRRT is encoded by the coding sequence ATGCGCCATATTCCAGTGATTGTCGTTGCGGGAACCCACAGCGGCTGCGGCAAGACCACGCTTGCAAGCGGCCTGATGGCGGCGCTCGCCGCCCGGGGACTTGCCGTTCAGCCCTTCAAGGTGGGCCCGGATTTCATCGACCCCACGCACCATTCGGCTATCTGCGGCCGGACGTCCCGCAACCTCGACCCGTTCATGATGGGGGAGGCGGGGGTGCGGGAGACGTTCGTCCGTGCCTCTGCCGGGGCCGATATCGCCGTCGTCGAGGGTGCGATGGGGCTCTTCGACGGGCTCGAAGGAACCGATACCGCGAGCACGGCGCATGTCGCAAAGATTCTCGACGCCCCGGTTCTTCTCGTGGTTGACGCGGGGGGCGCGTCGCGGAGCGTCCATGCCATGATCCGGGGCTACGCGGGGTTTGATTCGGCCGTCCGGGTCGCCGGAGCCATCTTCAACCGGATCGGGAGCCCCCGCCACCTTGCCATGATCGAGGAGACGAAGAGCCTCCCGATCTACGGGGGGATCCCGCGGCGAACGGATCTTGTGGTCGAAAGCCGGCACCTCGGACTCGCGATGGCGGCCGAGACGGGGATGATGGCGCGGTTCGGCGCGGTGGTCGAGGAGACGTGCGATCTCCCCGGGCTCATCGACCTCGCCCGGTCGGCCCCGCCCCTCCCGGCACCGGCGGAGGCCCCCGCCCGGCCGGAATCCGGGGTGCGCATCGGCGTCGCGAACGATGCGGCGTTCTGTTTTTACTACGTGGACAACATCGACCGGCTCGTGCGGGCCGGGGCGGAACTGATCTTCTTCTCGCCGATGACCGACCGGCTCCCGGACGTGGACGCTCTCTACCTCGGGGGCGGCTACCCGGAGCTCCACGCGGAGGCGCTCTCCTCATCCCGGTGCCGGGAAGATCTCCGCCGGGCGGCCGATGACGGGATGCCCGTCTATGCCGAGTGCGGCGGGCTCATCTACCTCACCGAACGCCTTGCGACCGACGAGGGGGATTACCCGATGGCCGGCGTCCTCCCGGCGGCGGCGGAGATGACGGGCCGCATCCAGGCCCTCGGGTACGTCGAGGCCCGGGTTGTCGGGACAGCACCGATCCTTGCCCCGGGCTCGGCCTTCCGGGGCCACGAGTACCACTATTCCCGGCTTGACTGTGCCCGTGACGCCCGGTTCGCCCTGGAACTCCTCCGCGGGCGGGGTATCGACGGGGGCCGGGACGGGCTTACCGCGCAGAACGCGGTCGGACAGTACACCCACGCCTACTTCCCGGAGGGGTTCGCCGAACGACTGGTCGAGGCGGCCGGAGCATACCGGCGGACGTAA
- a CDS encoding cupredoxin domain-containing protein: MKRMFGILALMVIASIMIAGCVQPSGNKTVTPGTTPGLTETPMETGTPAITETPMETGTPAATATTMITGTETPMETGTPAATATTMITGTETPMETGAAATTVAANATETPPGTPAAAAVVADETVSITESGYVPDTLTVPTGTTVGWTNDASTNQTVSATGATGFFDSGMLAPGDSYTYTFNAAGNYTYQSQTTGINGTIIVTA, translated from the coding sequence ATGAAGAGGATGTTTGGTATCCTTGCTCTCATGGTGATCGCGAGCATCATGATCGCAGGGTGTGTGCAGCCATCGGGCAACAAGACGGTGACACCCGGCACGACACCGGGACTCACCGAGACCCCGATGGAGACAGGAACGCCAGCAATAACAGAGACACCGATGGAGACGGGAACGCCGGCGGCAACCGCAACCACGATGATAACAGGAACGGAGACACCAATGGAGACAGGAACGCCGGCGGCAACCGCAACCACGATGATAACAGGAACGGAGACACCGATGGAGACCGGGGCGGCAGCAACGACCGTTGCCGCGAACGCAACGGAGACCCCGCCGGGAACCCCGGCGGCGGCGGCCGTCGTCGCTGACGAGACCGTCTCCATCACCGAGAGCGGGTACGTCCCGGACACGCTCACCGTTCCGACCGGAACTACGGTGGGCTGGACCAACGACGCTTCCACGAACCAGACCGTATCGGCGACCGGGGCAACGGGGTTCTTCGACTCCGGCATGCTTGCGCCGGGCGACTCCTATACTTACACCTTCAACGCCGCAGGCAACTACACCTACCAGTCACAGACAACCGGGATCAACGGGACGATCATCGTCACCGCCTGA
- a CDS encoding aldo/keto reductase, giving the protein MGALDRRRFGKTGRMVTAVGLGGEGILRTYGRHAEANAVIMEALDQGIAYFDSAKAYAGSEDYYGEVWRNRPDLREPVFQASKSASRAHADAETDLTETLQRMGIETLDLWQIHDVRTFTDIREVEGPSGALEAFVEARESGIVRQIGVTGHHDPDVLSHAVETWPVDAVMLPVNPVEEALGGFLDTTLPVAREQGVAVIGMKVLGGSNYLAPDAGVTPEVLVRYALSREVSVAIVGCSTAAEVRALAAAGRSGPLPDDEAAALVEAFRPHAREFAYYRGFQ; this is encoded by the coding sequence ATGGGGGCACTGGACAGGCGCAGGTTCGGGAAGACCGGACGGATGGTCACCGCCGTGGGCCTTGGGGGAGAGGGCATCCTCAGGACGTACGGACGGCATGCCGAAGCAAACGCCGTCATCATGGAAGCACTCGATCAGGGGATTGCCTACTTCGACTCGGCGAAGGCCTACGCGGGGAGCGAGGACTACTACGGCGAGGTCTGGAGGAACCGCCCCGATCTCAGGGAACCGGTCTTCCAGGCAAGCAAGTCGGCGAGCAGGGCGCATGCGGACGCCGAGACGGATCTTACGGAGACTCTCCAGAGGATGGGCATCGAGACCCTCGACCTCTGGCAGATCCACGATGTCAGGACGTTTACCGATATCCGGGAGGTCGAGGGGCCATCCGGTGCCCTTGAGGCGTTCGTCGAGGCGCGGGAGTCCGGCATCGTCCGGCAGATCGGGGTGACGGGGCACCACGACCCGGACGTCCTCTCGCACGCGGTGGAGACCTGGCCGGTCGATGCCGTGATGCTGCCCGTGAACCCGGTCGAGGAGGCGCTCGGGGGGTTCCTGGACACGACGCTCCCCGTCGCACGGGAGCAGGGGGTCGCGGTCATCGGGATGAAGGTGCTCGGCGGGTCGAACTACCTCGCCCCCGATGCCGGGGTGACGCCCGAAGTCCTCGTCCGCTACGCCCTTTCTCGGGAGGTCTCCGTTGCGATCGTCGGATGCTCGACGGCCGCGGAGGTGCGGGCGCTTGCCGCCGCCGGCCGGAGCGGCCCTCTGCCCGACGACGAGGCGGCGGCGCTCGTCGAAGCGTTCCGGCCTCATGCCCGCGAGTTCGCCTACTACCGCGGATTCCAGTGA
- a CDS encoding MFS transporter, with protein MTTGNPHRLRAFRNRIAASPDAILVLVALVIFMDMAIYGLLIPVFPEYAPRLGVDESFVGIIFGLYAAMLLLFSIPMGLLSDRVGRRPLIVAGMLLLALATALFGFSATVTHLIVARAVQGISAAATWSAGLALIAETCDPARLGERMGIALSAVGFGTVIGPVLGGLLFEYLGYTATFLVPAVLVAAVGLVVLAVPVRTCRQNDRSTMLPGKNRRLLAACAVVVVAVAATYGIVDPYLPVHLHAAFSASPATIGLVFAVLAIAAILAQPAAGRIFDRHGGSRHLIGGGLLLSAAAIVAAVQAPALPLATAAVFVLGLALSCAIVPVMPILAGIYRDHGSQGAAYGIYNTFYSLGLAAGPFAGAALIGRVPLPALFLLQAGALAITGAAGWLAAGRAGRR; from the coding sequence ATGACGACCGGAAACCCGCATCGGCTCCGTGCCTTCCGGAACCGCATCGCCGCATCGCCGGACGCTATCCTCGTCCTGGTCGCACTTGTCATATTCATGGATATGGCGATCTACGGCCTCCTCATCCCGGTCTTCCCGGAGTATGCCCCCCGGCTCGGGGTGGACGAGTCGTTCGTCGGGATTATCTTCGGGCTCTACGCCGCGATGCTCCTCCTCTTCTCCATCCCGATGGGCCTCCTCTCCGACCGGGTGGGGCGCCGGCCGCTCATCGTTGCCGGGATGCTCCTCCTCGCTCTCGCGACGGCACTCTTCGGCTTCTCTGCCACGGTCACCCACCTGATCGTTGCCCGGGCGGTCCAGGGGATATCCGCTGCCGCCACCTGGTCGGCGGGGCTTGCCCTCATCGCCGAGACCTGCGACCCGGCACGGCTCGGCGAGAGGATGGGGATCGCCCTCTCGGCGGTCGGGTTCGGGACGGTCATCGGCCCGGTCCTCGGGGGGCTGCTCTTTGAGTACCTGGGTTACACCGCGACCTTCCTCGTCCCGGCGGTGCTCGTGGCTGCGGTCGGTCTTGTGGTCCTCGCCGTCCCGGTGCGCACCTGCAGGCAGAACGATCGGTCGACGATGCTGCCCGGCAAGAACCGGCGCCTGCTTGCCGCCTGTGCGGTCGTGGTCGTCGCGGTGGCCGCGACCTACGGCATCGTGGATCCCTATCTCCCGGTCCACCTGCACGCCGCCTTCTCGGCGTCCCCGGCAACGATCGGGCTTGTCTTCGCAGTCCTTGCGATCGCGGCCATCCTCGCCCAGCCGGCCGCAGGGAGGATCTTCGACCGCCACGGGGGGAGCCGCCACCTCATCGGCGGCGGCCTTCTCCTCTCGGCAGCCGCAATCGTCGCTGCCGTGCAGGCTCCCGCCCTCCCCCTCGCCACCGCCGCCGTCTTCGTGCTGGGGCTCGCCCTGAGTTGCGCCATCGTCCCGGTGATGCCGATCCTCGCCGGCATCTACCGCGACCACGGTTCGCAGGGCGCTGCTTACGGCATCTACAACACCTTCTACTCCCTGGGTCTTGCGGCCGGACCGTTTGCGGGCGCCGCCCTTATCGGCCGGGTGCCGCTGCCGGCGCTCTTCCTGCTGCAGGCCGGAGCCCTCGCGATCACGGGGGCTGCGGGCTGGCTTGCCGCCGGGAGGGCCGGACGGCGATGA
- a CDS encoding CPBP family intramembrane glutamic endopeptidase, which produces MSREYFHRHAPELLIAFFGLIFLVAAFGEIGGEAGAFLTSALDVAPFVILAMLVYLARTRHPLFRWIAVLWLLVVVAGLAAIATGFGAIAILPAGMLEAEEIDPETVDLALAAQVALLLLGVLVAGLASLVGLSRRFRGWLAGYLPFDPDSLLHTVALVVILAMILIPPVPLLVAGVPPLLSAPFLDLLLESGDLFAESVTLNAYTLFWTLVGSFFIAGAFVRRTGRETLKRLGLVRPTGKEVAFAVGAGLVLVAVFHFVDPALAALAGWLGLPVTDMEAVNLLFAGALTLPGVIMASVAAGFGEEVSIRGLLQPRFGILLPALLFASLHAFQYSWDGLISVFLAGIVFAYIRQYTNTTTSAITHTVYDLVLFSMMLVGISI; this is translated from the coding sequence ATGTCACGTGAATATTTCCACCGCCACGCACCCGAACTGCTGATCGCTTTCTTCGGCCTCATCTTCCTGGTTGCGGCCTTCGGGGAGATCGGCGGGGAAGCGGGAGCGTTCCTCACCTCGGCGCTCGATGTGGCGCCCTTCGTCATCCTTGCCATGCTTGTTTATCTCGCCAGAACCCGGCACCCTCTGTTCCGGTGGATCGCCGTCCTCTGGCTCCTGGTCGTGGTGGCCGGGCTTGCGGCTATTGCGACGGGGTTCGGCGCCATAGCGATCCTGCCGGCCGGGATGCTCGAGGCCGAGGAGATCGATCCAGAGACGGTCGACCTTGCCCTGGCCGCACAGGTTGCGCTTCTCCTCCTCGGCGTCCTTGTTGCGGGGCTTGCAAGCCTCGTCGGGCTCTCCCGCCGGTTCAGGGGATGGCTCGCGGGGTATCTCCCGTTCGACCCGGACTCGCTTCTCCATACGGTCGCGCTCGTGGTCATCCTCGCCATGATCCTCATCCCTCCCGTACCGCTCCTTGTCGCGGGGGTTCCGCCCCTCCTCTCGGCGCCGTTCCTCGACCTCCTGCTTGAGTCCGGAGACCTCTTCGCGGAATCGGTCACGCTGAACGCCTACACGCTCTTCTGGACACTCGTCGGCTCGTTCTTCATCGCCGGAGCATTCGTCCGGCGGACGGGGCGCGAGACCCTCAAACGTCTTGGACTCGTCCGCCCGACGGGGAAAGAGGTCGCTTTTGCCGTCGGTGCGGGTCTCGTGCTCGTTGCCGTCTTCCACTTCGTCGACCCGGCGCTCGCCGCGCTGGCGGGCTGGCTCGGCCTTCCGGTCACCGACATGGAGGCCGTCAACCTGCTCTTTGCCGGAGCGCTCACGCTCCCCGGGGTCATCATGGCATCCGTCGCAGCGGGGTTCGGCGAGGAGGTGAGCATCCGCGGCCTGCTCCAGCCCCGGTTCGGCATCCTCCTCCCGGCACTCCTCTTTGCGTCGCTCCATGCGTTCCAGTACAGCTGGGACGGCCTCATCTCGGTCTTCCTTGCGGGGATCGTCTTTGCCTATATCCGGCAGTATACGAACACGACGACGTCGGCGATCACGCATACGGTCTACGACCTGGTGCTCTTCTCGATGATGCTGGTCGGAATATCGATCTGA
- a CDS encoding type II toxin-antitoxin system RelE family toxin, translated as MGYRVRLTAAVVRNLAKMPASVGTRILDEVEALAQEPDPTRHVKKLKGGGQNPFYSLRVGKYRAILNICDDVLLIVVVEVDHRSRVYRKH; from the coding sequence ATGGGATACAGAGTAAGACTCACGGCGGCGGTGGTGCGGAACCTCGCGAAGATGCCCGCGAGTGTCGGAACCCGGATCCTCGACGAGGTGGAGGCGCTCGCTCAGGAACCGGATCCCACCCGGCACGTGAAGAAACTGAAAGGAGGAGGCCAGAACCCTTTCTATTCACTGCGGGTCGGAAAGTACCGTGCTATTTTGAATATCTGTGATGATGTCCTTCTGATCGTCGTGGTGGAAGTAGATCATCGGTCGAGAGTATACCGGAAGCACTGA
- a CDS encoding DUF7557 family protein codes for MSQTTVWVSRETKERLAGMKRYPRETFDDVIRRLMNTAEDEEPLSAEAIRGIEESLEDIKAGRLYTLEEARAELQAVWDTE; via the coding sequence ATGTCTCAGACCACAGTGTGGGTATCCCGGGAGACGAAGGAGCGGCTGGCAGGGATGAAGCGGTACCCTCGCGAGACCTTTGACGATGTTATCAGGCGGCTCATGAATACCGCCGAGGACGAAGAGCCCCTGAGCGCCGAGGCTATCCGGGGAATCGAGGAGTCGCTCGAAGATATCAAGGCAGGCCGCCTGTATACCCTGGAAGAAGCGCGCGCCGAGTTGCAGGCGGTATGGGATACAGAGTAA